In Hyalangium ruber, the DNA window CCTCCAGCGCGGCGTTGAGCGCCAGCAGGTCCGAGCGGTCGGCGATCTCGTCGATCACCTCGACCACCGTGCCGATGCGCTCCACGCGCTTGGACAGCTTGGTGATGGAGTCGGCCACGGCGATCCCGTCGCTGCGGATCTGCTGCATGGCCTGGATGAACTCGGCGATGGCGCCCCGACCCGAGCGCGCCGCGCCCAGCGTCTCCTCGGCCACGCGAGCCACCGCGCCCGCGTTCTCGGCGATCTGCGCCGAGGCGTGCTTGAGCTCTTCCATCGTGGCCGTCGTCTCGTGGATGGCCGCCGCCTGCTCCGTGGAGGACGTCTCGTGCTGCGTGGAGGCCGCCAGCACCTGGTTGGCCGAGGAGGACAGCCGCAGCGTCGCCTCGTTGATCTCGCGCACGAAGGTGCGCAGCGTCTCGATCACCTTGCCGAAGCCCTCCAGCAGCGGGGCCAGCTGGGGATCCTCGGTGGTGGTGTTCCAGCGCGACAGGTCACCCTCGCGCACCAGGGCGATGAGCGCGTCCAGCGCCTGATCGATCTCCTGCGCCGCCACCTGCTTGCGGTGCTCGGAATCCGAGAAGCGATCCAGCACCTGGTTGAGCAGGTTGGCGATCTCGGCCGTCTCGCCGGTGACGATCTCCGAGGCCACGCGGGCCTGGAGGTTGCCAGCCAGCACCGACTTGAGCGTGTCGGAGAGCGGCTTGAGTGACAGGACGTTGGTCTTGGGCGCGGCCTTGGTCGCCGCGGGCTTCTTCGCTCCGCGAGACTTGGCGGGTTTGTCGTTGGTGGTGTCCAGGGCCATTGCTGTCAGTGCCTTCCTTGAGTCTTTGCGGTTTCCAGCAGATCGATGAGCAGAACGAGGCGGGCCTGATCCAGGCACGCCCCAATGGTGTACGGCGCGGAGACGGCGGCGGGCGGAAGCCGCCGAAGGTCCGCCACGGGGATGGGGCGCACGCCGCGCACCACGTCC includes these proteins:
- a CDS encoding methyl-accepting chemotaxis protein, with protein sequence MALDTTNDKPAKSRGAKKPAATKAAPKTNVLSLKPLSDTLKSVLAGNLQARVASEIVTGETAEIANLLNQVLDRFSDSEHRKQVAAQEIDQALDALIALVREGDLSRWNTTTEDPQLAPLLEGFGKVIETLRTFVREINEATLRLSSSANQVLAASTQHETSSTEQAAAIHETTATMEELKHASAQIAENAGAVARVAEETLGAARSGRGAIAEFIQAMQQIRSDGIAVADSITKLSKRVERIGTVVEVIDEIADRSDLLALNAALEGSRAGEAGKGFSIVAAEMRRLAENVLDSTKEIKSLITEIREATAAAGSAADASKVATESGEKLGAVAAQSVEGILAGVQETSDAARVINLATQQQRTATEQVVASMAEIEDVTRQTTQASKQATGASAELTQLAGRLAELIKRFKAD